Part of the Bacteroidia bacterium genome is shown below.
AGCGGCGCTTTTTGAGTAGGCAGGAATATACCCCTCTCCCTCAACTTTTACAAAGTCCATGCTTCTTAGCGCGGTTATGATTTCGCAGCAAGTAAATTTGTTGTCCAGCTTTTTTTCAAGTAGTCTGTATATTATCAGCGCCAGATAACATGTTAGAAAATGAGCGGTAATTCTAGTATCTCTGCTCAAGAAAACGGGTCTTGCTTTGAATTCTGTTTTCATAATTCTGAAGCATTCTTCTATTTCCCAGCGCTTTTTGTTTATCTCGATTATTTCCCTAGTGTCACCATCGATATTGCTGCAGACGGCATAAAAGCCGTCATACATCATTTCGTTTTTGATTACATCAGCGTTTATACTATAAGCATTTTTCTCTGCCACTTCGCCAGTTTGAGTGCAGTGTGTTTGCTGTATAAAGCGCTTATAATCATTGGGTTTTGACTTTTTAATCTTTGAAGGATTCTTTTCTAATGCATTTTGAGCGCGATTGATTTGTTGTTCTCTGATGCCGCGCTGATAATCTCTGTATTTAATGGAATAGGTGACTATTAATTTTTGCTCCAGGCCGTTTTCATTGATCCAGCGTTCTTTATAAAATTTAGCTTCTTTGTGAACATCTTCGTCAAGGTCGTTGATGTCATACAATTTATTGTCGCCTGACAAGTGCCATTTGTCGCTTGCAAGGGCCCATTTCTTTAAATGCTTTGGGAGCTTTTTTATAGATTGAGTTGTTATGAAGAATCTATCACCATAGTTGTTAAACCTTCTATTGCTTTCAGAGGCTAGACCGGCATCTGTGCAGACTATAAACTTAGATAAATCGAAGTCTTTTAAAATCTTCTCCTCAAGAGGCCTCATTGTAAGTTGCTCGTTTGTGTTGCCAGCATTAATATTGAAGGCTAGGGGAATCCCGTCGCCGTCCATAAAAAGTCCCATCTGAAT
Proteins encoded:
- a CDS encoding IS1634 family transposase; this translates as MRLQVIKSKNAASLYIVKSVYENKKRSSKIVEKLGTLAELTEKLQGEDPIEWGLRYAAELSLKDKESKRKILVEYSPVECIPEGQRAFNGGYLFLQQIYSSLGLSKICKEISGRYKFTYDLDSVLSRLLYGRIIYPSSKLATSEQAKRFIEKPDFELQHIYRALEILAKENDFIQASVYKNSSTLKKRNDKVLYYDCTNYFFEIERESGLKQYGMSKEHKPNPIIQMGLFMDGDGIPLAFNINAGNTNEQLTMRPLEEKILKDFDLSKFIVCTDAGLASESNRRFNNYGDRFFITTQSIKKLPKHLKKWALASDKWHLSGDNKLYDINDLDEDVHKEAKFYKERWINENGLEQKLIVTYSIKYRDYQRGIREQQINRAQNALEKNPSKIKKSKPNDYKRFIQQTHCTQTGEVAEKNAYSINADVIKNEMMYDGFYAVCSNIDGDTREIIEINKKRWEIEECFRIMKTEFKARPVFLSRDTRITAHFLTCYLALIIYRLLEKKLDNKFTCCEIITALRSMDFVKVEGEGYIPAYSKSAAINALHEKFGFKTDYQIITNKQIRKIIKKTKS